A part of Emys orbicularis isolate rEmyOrb1 chromosome 13, rEmyOrb1.hap1, whole genome shotgun sequence genomic DNA contains:
- the LOC135887515 gene encoding olfactory receptor 6N1-like: MADGRNQTVIMEFILLGFGDFPDLQILLFLMIYLATMAGNTLIIVLVVADQHFHTPMYFFLGNLSCLETCYTSTILPRLLISLLTGDKTMSVSGCIIQLYFFGSLAGTECCLLAVMSYDRYLAICKPLHYSTLMNIRICLQLAAASWLNGCLAVIILISFLSQVLFCGQNEIDHFYCDIIPLMELSCSDTRLIILVDFILTCVFILPPFLLTLISYVCIIATILRIPSTTGRKKAFSTCSSHLIVVTIFYGTLIVVYMLPKRDILGDLKKVLSLCYTVLTPLVNPLIYSLRNREVKEALCKAVSKCGFHKNVQRLRDNNLA, from the coding sequence ATGGCAGACGGCAGAAACCAAACGGTCATCATGGAATTCATCCTCCTCGGATTCGGGGATTTCCCTGACttgcaaattcttctcttcctgatgATCTACCTGGCAACCATGGCCGGGAACACTCTCATCATTGTGCtcgttgtggctgatcagcactttcacacccccatgtactttttcctcgGGAATCTGTCCTgcctggagacctgctacacctcaaCCATCCTGCCCAGGTTGCTGATCAGTCTCCTGACTGGTGACAAAACCATGTCAGTCAGTGGCTGCATCATACAACTGTATTTCTTTGGTTCTCTGGCAGGTACAGAATGTTGTCTCCTAGCagtgatgtcttatgatcggtatttagcaataTGTAAACCCCTGCACTATTCAACTCTTATGAATATCAGGATTTGCCTCCAATTGGCTGCTGCATCATGGTTAAATGGTTGTTTGGCTGTAATTATCTTAATCTCATTCCTATCACAGGTATTATTCTGTGGCcaaaatgaaattgaccatttctattgtgatATCATCCCACTGATGgaactctcctgcagtgacacaCGCCTTATAATATTGGTGGACTTCATACTAACCTGTGTATTCATCCTGCCTCCATTCCTACTTACCCTGATATCCTACGTGTGCATCATcgccaccatcctgagaatcccttccaccaccgggagaaaaaaggccttttccacctgctcctctcacctcattgtggtgacaattttctatggaacCTTAATTGTTGTCTACATGCTACCGAAACGTGATATACTGGGAGACCTGAAGAAAGTGCTCTCTCTTTGCTACACGGTCCTGACTCCCCTGgtaaaccccctcatctacagcctgagaaacagagaggtcaaggaagccTTGTGCAAAGCAGTCAGTAAATGTGGCTTTCACAAAAACGTGCAAAGACTCCGAGATAATAACTTAGCCTGA